From a region of the Mauremys mutica isolate MM-2020 ecotype Southern chromosome 12, ASM2049712v1, whole genome shotgun sequence genome:
- the LOC123346251 gene encoding olfactory receptor 14A16-like, translated as MSNQTNITEFLLLGFSDIRELQILHFVVFLVIYLAGMMGNLLIIMVVALDHHFHSPMYFFLMNLSILDLGTISVTVPKSMANSLMNTRSISYSGCVAQVFFFIFFALSDFALLTVMAYDRYVAICKPLHYETIMNRRACVQIAASAWITVIVYSSLHTRNTFAISYCGGNEVNQFFCEIPQLLKLACSDTYLGEVEVLILGACLALSCFVFIILSYTQIFQTVLRIPTEQGQHKALSTCLPHLIVVSLFVSTGIFAYLKPTSSSTSGLDLMVAVLYSVLPPVMNPIIYSMRNKEIKASLRKLIGWRLFSKNKMSIFLL; from the coding sequence atgtccaaccaaaccaaCATAactgagttccttctcctgggattctctgacattcgggagctgcagattttacactttgtggtgtttctagtgatttacctggcaggcatgatggggaatcttctcatcatcatgGTTGTAGCCCTAGACCACCACTTTCAcagccccatgtacttcttcctgatgaatttGTCCATCCTAGATCTCGGCACCATCTCTGTCACTGTTCCCAAATCCATGGCAaattccctcatgaacaccaggtCCATTTCCTATTCTGGATGTGTGGCCCAAGTCtttttcttcatcttctttgctctttctgaTTTCGCCTTACTCACCGTCATGGCGTACGAtcgatatgtcgccatctgcaaaccactgcactatgagactataatgaacaggagagcttgtgtccaaattgcagccagtgcctggatcacTGTAATTGTCTATTCTTCATTGCACACCAGGAACACATTTGCAATCTCCTACTGTGGCGGGAATGAGGTgaatcagttcttctgtgaaattccCCAGCTACTCAAGCTTGCTTGCTCTGACACGTACCTTGGTGAAGTTGAGGTACTCATCTTGGGTGCATGTTTAGCCTtaagctgttttgtttttataattctgTCATACACTCAGATCTTCCaaacagtgctgagaatccccaCTGAGCAGGGTCAGCATAAAGCCCtatccacctgcctccctcacctcattgtggtctccTTGTTTGTTTCCACTGGCatctttgcctacctgaaacccacctccagctcaacATCAGGGCTGGATCTCATGGTGGCTGTTCTTTATTCCGTGCTGCCACCAGTGATGAAtccgatcatctacagcatgaggaacaaggaaatCAAAGCTTCCCTGAGGAAACTCATTGGGTGGAGGTTATTCAGCAAGAATAAAATGTCTATATTTCTCTTATGA